In the genome of Salmo trutta chromosome 39, fSalTru1.1, whole genome shotgun sequence, the window tcttccacacacaggtactggtctcacctaacacactgacctgttagagcctctgtagtcttccacacacaggtactggtctcacctaacacactgacctgttagagcctctgtagtcttccacacacaggtactggtctcacctaacacactgacctgttagagcctctgtagtcttccacacacaggtactggtctcacctaacacactgacctgttagagcctctgtagtcttccacacacaggtactggtctcacctaacacactgacctgttagagcctctgtagtcttccacacacaggtactggtctcacctaacacactgacctgttagagcctctgtagtcttccacacacaggtactggtctcacctaacacactgacctgttagagcctctgtagtcttccacacacaggtactggtctcacctaacacactgacctgttagagcctctgtagccttccacacacaggtactggtctcacctaacacactgacctgttagagcctctgtagccttccacacacaggtactggtctcacctaacactgacctgttagagcctctgtagtcttccacacacaggtactggtctcacctaacacactgacctgttagagcctctgtagtcttccacacacaggtactggtctcacctaacacactgacctgttagagcctctgtagtcttccacacacaggtactggtctcacctaacacactgacctgttagagcctctgtagtcttccacacacaggtactggtctcacctaacacactgacctgttagagcctctgtagtcttccacacacaggtactggtctcacctaacacactgacctgttagagcctctgtagtcttccacacacaggtactggtctcacctaacacactgacctgttagagcctctgtagccttccacacacaggtactggtctcacctaacacactgacctgttagagcctctgtagccttccacacacaggtactggtctcacctaacacactgacctgttagagcctctgtagccttccacacacaggtactggtctcacctaacacactgacctgttagagcctctgtagccttccacacacaggtactggtctcacctaacacactgacctgttagagcctctgtagtcttccacacacaggtactggtctcacctaacactgacctgttagagcctctgtagtcttccacacacaggtactggtctcacctaacacactgacctgttagagcctctgtagtcttccacacacaggtactggtctcacctaacacactgacctgttagagcctctgtagccttccacacacaggtactggtctcacctaacacactgacctgttagagcctctgtagtcttccacacacaggtactggtctcacctaacacactgacctgttagagcctctgtagtcttccacacacaggtactggtctcacctaacacactgacctgttagagcctctgtagtcttccacacacaggtactggtctcacctaacacactgacctgttagagcctctgtagccttccacacacaggtactggtctcacctaacacactgacctgttagagcctctgtagtcttccacacacaggtactggtctcacctaacacactgacctgttagagcctctgtagtcttccacacacaagctatttaaccaggaagtcccattgacGATGTGGGACCCATTTACAAAAGGAcacctgggtcatattcattagtgtACTGTAGCAAAATGCTTTTCAACGGAAATTGAAAAATAGCATTTCTTACTGGACATTTCCGGGTCGTCTCTCCCTGTTTCCATCTGTTTGAGATAAAATAAGCCCATGGCCGAGATGGCAGATTTCCTGATAATGTATGGTTTCCTCCAGCTGTTCTTCAAGAGCAGAGGCATCCTGAATGAGGAGGGCTTCATCCTGTTTGTGAGGAAGAACGCCATCATCGTTCTCATCCCTAAGTTTGGTCTGGAGGGAACGGTGTTCTTTCAGAACAAAGACAAACCCAGCCCCAAACTGATCTTCAACGAAGAGGTACCCTCGCTGTGTGTCAGAGAAAATTAAAGCTGTTTTATTTGTGTATGGCTCAACTgtaactctctgtgtgtgtgtgagaacaggcTCCTAGTCTGACGGTGGAGGGCCACTCCTTCAACATGTTTGACAAGGTCAAAGTGACCATCAGTCTGGACGCGTCCAACGTCCAGCACCAGAAGATCAGGATGTCCCTGGTCGAACCTGTGGTACGTTTTGTTGTTTCAAACTTAACAGAGATCCTACGGTGGTCATTTCCATGTAGTTAGGAACTAAACCTGTTCAGGTAAAATATCTTCTGCCATGTCAATGACTCATTTCAGGGTTGGACATGTAACTAACGTTGTTGTTTTCTAGATCTCTGGAGTGAGTGTCGCACCGTCTGAACCAGAAGCCAAGAGAGCTAAACTGGACCGTTGAATAACACCATCCTCAGACTGAAACTTCTCTCTTAGATCAGTAGTTATTTTTAATGTTTATCTTTTTTCCCTACATGACAAGCACAGAACATCCTGTGGTTAATACGGTCATGATTTTAAAACAGACCCTTTTTTCCTTGACTTATAGAACGTCAACCTTCCAGGTAAATGTTAATGAGATGCCAGTAACCTCTAGAATGgggtaatatactgtatttctatTCCTGACCCATGGGGTTTGTACGGTCTATTCTAGAAGGAACGTTTCCTTGTACAACTCCCAATAAATCTCTTGGTTTTTAGCCAATGTTCCTTTTCTCTCTGTTTGGTGATTGGAGTAGAATGTAATTGAAATGTAGCCAGGAAACTAAAGAGGAGCCCAGGTGTACAACATTTAATGTGGCTCAGTGTTCTAGTCTGAACTTTACACCCATTCAATCACATGGGGAGCTCTGCAGTTATAACAATTTACAATAAAAAATCCTTTATCACAATTCACATTCCCGTAATTGTTTAACTGATCAAAAATAAAAATGATTCATATAATGCTAAATTCAAAATCAACAAGAATATAAAATACATATGAAAGTCAAGTTTCATCAGTCCCTTGTTCACGTCAACACTAAGTTCAACaaaatagcaccttattccctatatagtgcaccattcACCAACGCCCACagggctcaaaagtagtgcactatatagggtgccatttcagacacctTAGTGAGCACATTTCAACTCCATTACGAGGGATAGCTAGCGCCAATGGGAATTCATTTCAAGGTTCATTTGTGCGAATGGCAGCATCTAAACATTGTCACTTAGCCGGGGTGTGTTCAGTACACGGATTCTGTTGCTAAATGTTTTGCAACAAACGGTTTACTCTAAACAAAGCGTTTGGCAACAAtttgtttctattggacaaattcaggtaagtTCCATTTCTAGCGTAAAAGGTTTCCATtacaaatgttttgcaacagaatctgaCTAATGAACAGACTCCTGACATGGCTGCTTTAAAACGGTGCAACATTGGCAAGACATCATCATAGGCTTCAGCTGGGAGGGGCTTCCTTGTTCTCTTCCAATCAGCTCACTCAATGGTGTTGAGGAAAAACAGTCTGGAAAACAAAATATTCTCCATTCATATGTGTCTTCATAAGCTGTACCACGTCAATCATGGTTTAGCAATGTGTAAACTCACAAATGAAATAAGATCCAATtctggtgtcagaggaaagcactaaacattgtcaaagactccagcaacccaagttattctctctgctaccacacagcaagaggTACTGGAGTACCAAGTCTGGGACAAagtctcctgaacagcttctacccccaggccgTCAGACTGCCGAACGGCTTCTACCCCCAGGCCGTCAGACTGCCGAACGGCTTCTACCCGCAGGCCGTCAGACTGCCGAACGGCTTCTACCCGCAGGCCGTCAGACTGCCGAACGGCTTCTACCCGCAGGCCGTCAGACTGCCGAACGGCTTCTACCCCCAGGCCGTCAGACTGCCGAACGGCTTCTACCCCCAGGCCGTCAGACTGCCGAACGGCTTCTACCCCCAGGCCGTCAGACTGCCGAACGGCTTCTACCCCCAGGCCGTCAGACTGCCGAACGGCTTCTACCCCCAGGCCGTCAGACTGCCGAACGGCTTCTACCCCCAGGCCGTCAGACTGCCGAACGGCTTCTACCCCCAGGCCGTCAGACTGCCGAACGGCTTCTACCCCCAGGCCGTCAGACTGCCGAACGGCTTCTACTAAGTTAATAGTCCCTTTTTATTTTTTGCTGATCTGGCTTTTTAACTGCATCGTTGGGTTTGGGCTCATCAGTCAGTGTGGGTTACGTTACCTCAGTCAGTGTGGGTTACGTTACCTCAGTCAGTGTGGGTTACGTTACCTCAGTCAGTGTGGGTTACGTTACCTCAGTCAGTGTGGGTTACGTTACCTCAGTCAGTGTGGGTTACGTTACCTCAGTCAGTGTGGGTTACGTTACCTCAGTCAGTGTGGGTTACGTTACCTCAGCCAGTGTGGGTTACGTTACCTCAGCCAGTGTGGGTTACGTTACCTCAGTCAGTGTGGGTTACGTTACCTTAGCCAGTGTGGGTTACGTTACCTCAGCCAGTGTGGGTTACGTTACCTCAGTCAGTGTGGGTTACGTTACCTCAGTCAGTGTGGGTTACGTTACCTCAGTCAGTGTGGGTTACGTTACCTCAGCCAGTGTGGGTTACGTTACCTCAGCCAGTGTGGGTTACGTTACCTCAGTCAGTGTGGGTTACGTTACCTTAGCCTTAGTGTGTCTGCTGTGAGGGAAGACCTCGTCTGGGATGTGTGCTGCGTCGAACGACTCCTTACTCTGGCTGTCTGAACACATGGCATCTATCAGGCTGGCGGTGGCAGTGCCAGTGTATGTGTTGTACCCACTGTCCACCTACACAGAGAAAGCAGTCAGTTAAAATTCTATTCAAACAGATTGTCAAATCAGTGCCTCTCCCAGTGATTAACATGGTAATCAGAAATCTAAGAATAATTAAAAGTACGTGATCCATCTGTGTACATTCAACCAAATAACATTTTAGTGCAAAAAAGTCAAACCCACAGTCAGTTACATACATGCCAGTAACTCTTCCAACtgttgttttagaaacattaaaaTGCCTTTTCTGAAATGTAAAACTGGTGGCCAGCTTGTGAGAGGTCTATTCTGTTGTGATTGGAGCGGTTTAGTCAGTAGACCAGTAGATACAGACCTGCATGCTGTTATCATAAGGGATGCAGCTTCCTTCAGCTAGCAGAGACACAAACATATGAGACGCCTCCGCTGCCATCACACTCGCCCCCACACAGGAGCTGGTCAACCAGACACCAACAGGAGTCccacctccttcctcctcctcttccacaggGAGGTCCACTTCCACCTCGCcgttctccacctcctccatctTCACTGAGTCCAACAGAGCCTGGCCCATCCCCGGACCCCCCTCACACAGCCTCCCCAGCCCCAGCAGACCCCCACTGGTCCTGGGTACACACGGCACCGGGAAGGGGGAGCAGGCGCCCAGCTCCATGGCTGGTAGTGAAGTAGAGGGACATATATTCTCCTGGTCCAGGAGGGAAGGGTTGGGGGAGATGGTTGGGGGTGAGGCCCAGCAGGGGGCTCCGAGTCTGAGCTCAGGGTTGACCTGGGTCCGGCCCGGGGGCTGGAGCGAGGAGCAGAAGCAGATAGGGGAACAGCCGTCTACGTAGGGGCTCTCTGTACAGGAGTTGATGTCCATGTCTAGGGGAACACCTTCAGGGGTCACAAAGCTCAGCTTCTTCCTCTCTCCTAGACAGGAAAACCAATCACGGCATCACTCAACTTACCAATAACATGGACACCTTTCACCTAATGACTTGACTCAACAGGTTGAGGTCCGTAAAAGATGTGCAAATCTgcacagacatattcaatcagtTTCCATAGATAATGTCTCCAAAGCTGCATCAGGTTTACGGTATAACAACATTTAAGACACATTATGCCAATAAGGAGATAAAACACCTCTTTAAATGACTCGTATACCTGCTATGGGTGTCTGTGTGAACTGTGGTCCGATGGGGGACAGGGCAGGGGACTGGAAGCCAGCAGGAGAGGAGCGCTCAGGGCACAGGGGGCTGGTGACACTTCCCAGGCTGTAGGTTCGGTAACGACCCTGGATAGGGCTGGATGAGAAAAGACCCTTCGAAAAAGAGAGACAACATCTCATTAAAATGGCAAGAGAGAAAACAAGCGGTGACGTCTATTTGAAATCCTAGCTTTCTGATTCTTCCTCACACAAACAGATTCCCTCCTAGATGTTATACACAGTACCACTTTAGAAGGAATATAGCATCTGCTATAGCAGAGCtgtcctgttcctggagagataacctcctgtaggtttatgctccaaccctgttcctggagagataccgtcctgtaggtttatactccaaccctgttcctggaaagaaaccctcctgtaggttttaactccaaccctgttcctggagagataccctcctgtaggttttaactccaaccctgttcctggagagataccctcctgtaggttttaactccaaccctgttcctggagaactaacctcgtgtaggttttaactccaaccctgttcctggagagctaccctcctgtaggttaactccaaccctgttcctggagagataacctcctgtaggttttaactccaaccctgttcctggagagataacctcctgtaggttttaactccaaccctgttcctggagagaacctcctgtaggttttaactccaaccctgttcctggagagagaacctacaggaggttttaactccaaccccctgttcctggagagataacctcctgtaggttttaactccaaccctgttcctggagaactaacctcgtgtaggttttaactccaaccctgttcctggagagctaccctcctgtaggttaactccaaccctgttcctggagagaacctcctgtaggttttaactccaaccctgttcctggagagaacctacaggaggttttaactccaaccctgttcctggagagataacctacaggaggttttaactccaaccctgttcctggagagataacctacaggaggttttaactccaaccctgttcctggagaactaacctcgtgtaggttttaactccaaccctgttcctggagagataaaacctacaggaggttttaactccaaccccctgttcctggagagataaaacctacaggaggttttaactccaaccctgttcctggagagctaccctcctgtaggttaactccaaccctgttcctggagagaccctcctgtaggttaactccaaccctgttcctggagagctaccctcctgtaggttttaactccaaccccctgttcctggagagctaccctcctgtaggttttaactccaaccccctgttcctggagagctaccctcctgtaggttttaactccaaccccctgttcctggagagctaccctcctgtaggttaactccaaccctgttcctggagagctaccctcctgtaggttaactccaaccctgttcctggagagctaacctcctgtaggttttcactccaaccccagttgtaactaacccgaCCCAGTGAAAACCTTTTGGATGGCAGCTCTCCAGGAAAAGGATTGGGCAGCCCTGTGATAATAACAACACATGCTTAGAACCAGAGCAACAAACCACACTTGCTAGCATGTTTCACTGTCACTCAACACACTGGTCAGACACCATTGACATTGAATAGTGGCACACTTACAGTGGAGGGGGTCAGGGCAGACATGCCAGACAACGGGCAGGGCAGAGGAGAGGCGCTCATGGGTGAGAGGAAatctctatcccctcccccttctcccccagggggctctccctcccctccttctggGCTGGGGGGGCTGGAGGACTCTGAGCCGCTCCCTTGGCCGTCCAGAAACAACTTCCGTCTCAGAGACGAGGAGCTCAGGGTCTCCTGAACCTGATCCTGCTGAGACACCTCCTTCAGTCTGTAGTATTCtcctggggtggggggggggggggggggggggggacggacggacggacggacagacagacagacagacaggataagGTTTCCTGGCAGTCTGGTAATATCTGCACAGAGATAAACATTACCTGTATGGAGTGTTTACTGACATGTAAAGGTTTACCTaatattttgtccaggtggaagtCCACAGGTAAGGACAGGACTGTCTGGCAGCCTACTGTGGTTTTTTTAGTTGATAGTGGATCTTCTAATATCAGTGGGGACATGGA includes:
- the LOC115179510 gene encoding protein aurora borealis translates to MGDLPDVQITPETPGRAAIRNPFESPNDYHRLQESVVPSPSVFKSSKTSGATPAKFKWDIDEMSSLLPVDIDAEDIHRQSLYLSQTRMDSDIEEKRQNAIEQFFTKGAIVPSPWTEPTSKQKSAQMHFGKSSMSPLILEDPLSTKKTTVGCQTVLSLPVDFHLDKILGEYYRLKEVSQQDQVQETLSSSSLRRKLFLDGQGSGSESSSPPSPEGGEGEPPGGEGGGDRDFLSPMSASPLPCPLSGMSALTPSTGLFSSSPIQGRYRTYSLGSVTSPLCPERSSPAGFQSPALSPIGPQFTQTPIAGERKKLSFVTPEGVPLDMDINSCTESPYVDGCSPICFCSSLQPPGRTQVNPELRLGAPCWASPPTISPNPSLLDQENICPSTSLPAMELGACSPFPVPCVPRTSGGLLGLGRLCEGGPGMGQALLDSVKMEEVENGEVEVDLPVEEEEEGGGTPVGVWLTSSCVGASVMAAEASHMFVSLLAEGSCIPYDNSMQVDSGYNTYTGTATASLIDAMCSDSQSKESFDAAHIPDEVFPHSRHTKAKTVFPQHH